The following proteins are co-located in the Rhodococcus opacus B4 genome:
- a CDS encoding SDR family oxidoreductase: MGTLDGRVAIVTGAGRGIGREHALLFAREGAAVVVNDLGGANDGTGADSGPAQQVVDEIVAAGGRAVANTDNVASWDGAEALVGQAVREFGRLDVLVNNAGILRDAFIAGMTESQWDAVIAVHLKGHAATLHHAAAYWKARTKAGETVTASVINTASASGTFMPNAGQGNYGAAKAGIAALTLVAADELERYGVRVNAIAPIARTRLTLATPGMGALFAEEVPEGEFDAFSPANISPLVARLADANCKITGKVFAVQGGAISELAGWHDVTTIESDGPWTVADLADRLG; this comes from the coding sequence ATGGGAACACTCGACGGACGGGTGGCGATCGTCACCGGCGCCGGCCGCGGAATCGGCCGGGAGCACGCACTGCTCTTCGCCCGCGAGGGGGCCGCCGTGGTCGTCAACGACCTCGGCGGTGCGAACGACGGCACCGGCGCGGATTCCGGCCCGGCGCAGCAGGTGGTCGACGAGATCGTCGCCGCGGGCGGCAGGGCGGTCGCGAACACCGACAACGTCGCGTCCTGGGACGGCGCCGAAGCCCTCGTCGGCCAGGCGGTGCGCGAGTTCGGACGGCTCGACGTCCTCGTCAACAACGCCGGCATCCTGCGGGACGCCTTCATCGCGGGCATGACCGAAAGCCAGTGGGACGCCGTCATCGCCGTGCACCTCAAGGGCCACGCCGCCACGCTGCACCACGCGGCCGCGTACTGGAAGGCACGGACCAAGGCGGGTGAGACGGTCACCGCGTCCGTGATCAACACCGCGTCGGCGTCGGGGACGTTCATGCCCAACGCCGGCCAGGGCAACTACGGCGCCGCGAAGGCCGGTATCGCCGCACTCACCCTGGTCGCCGCGGACGAACTCGAGCGCTACGGCGTCCGGGTCAACGCGATCGCCCCGATCGCCCGCACCCGGCTCACGCTGGCCACCCCCGGCATGGGCGCGCTGTTCGCCGAGGAGGTGCCGGAGGGCGAGTTCGACGCGTTCAGCCCGGCCAACATCTCCCCGCTCGTCGCGCGGCTGGCCGACGCGAACTGCAAGATCACCGGCAAGGTGTTCGCCGTGCAGGGCGGGGCCATCTCCGAACTCGCCGGCTGGCACGACGTCACGACCATCGAGAGCGACGGCCCGTGGACCGTCGCCGACCTCGCCGACCGGCTCGGCTGA
- a CDS encoding type II toxin-antitoxin system Rv0910 family toxin has translation MASVSVAASLPASPDKAWDALSNLSRWEEWLTIHQSWKSEIPTEVALGSKFTEVVSVMGMANKIEWTVTEVQVPEMVKISGTGMAGVTVEFTLKVEPDGAGSKAIIDASFTGTMIVGPIGKAVAKNAKADLEASLAGFADMVG, from the coding sequence ATGGCTTCCGTTTCCGTCGCAGCGTCCCTTCCCGCCTCCCCCGACAAGGCGTGGGACGCACTGTCCAACCTGTCCCGCTGGGAGGAGTGGCTGACCATCCACCAATCCTGGAAGAGCGAGATCCCCACCGAGGTGGCACTCGGATCGAAGTTCACCGAGGTGGTCTCCGTGATGGGCATGGCCAACAAGATCGAGTGGACCGTCACCGAGGTGCAGGTGCCCGAGATGGTGAAGATCTCCGGCACCGGCATGGCCGGGGTGACCGTCGAATTCACCCTGAAGGTCGAACCCGACGGCGCCGGGTCCAAGGCGATCATCGACGCGAGCTTCACCGGCACGATGATCGTCGGCCCCATCGGCAAGGCCGTCGCCAAGAACGCCAAGGCGGATCTGGAGGCGTCCCTGGCCGGGTTCGCCGACATGGTCGGCTGA
- a CDS encoding MaoC/PaaZ C-terminal domain-containing protein, translated as MTTPTVEFDTTGLGEWTDPQRFEVTAERIAEYAAATNDPIERHLAGEVAPPVFAVVPAFTSMAPAALSVAPVELLMKLVHGEQDFHFHRPIRPGDNLVVRAKPIGFEGRANGSTVVVYVETATEEGELVNEQWMTAFFRKVDAGAGLGEPAPAHRFDETLRVQAPVATITQHIDEDQTFRYSPASGDPMPIHLDDEIARMSGLPGIINHGLCTMAFTSWAALTELADGRVERLRRLAVRFAKPVLPGQDVATQFHQIAESTGGAKSYAFETSVGDELVIKDGLAVIADTEN; from the coding sequence GTGACCACCCCCACAGTCGAATTCGACACGACCGGGCTCGGCGAGTGGACCGATCCGCAACGGTTCGAGGTCACCGCAGAGCGCATCGCCGAGTACGCCGCGGCCACCAATGATCCCATCGAACGCCACCTCGCCGGCGAGGTGGCGCCCCCGGTGTTCGCCGTGGTTCCCGCGTTCACGTCGATGGCACCGGCGGCACTGTCCGTCGCCCCCGTCGAACTGCTGATGAAACTCGTGCACGGCGAACAGGATTTCCACTTCCACCGCCCGATCCGGCCCGGCGACAACCTCGTGGTCCGCGCGAAGCCGATCGGATTCGAGGGCCGCGCGAACGGATCCACCGTCGTCGTCTACGTCGAAACCGCCACGGAAGAAGGCGAACTCGTCAACGAGCAGTGGATGACCGCGTTCTTCCGGAAGGTCGACGCGGGAGCCGGTCTCGGCGAACCGGCTCCCGCACACCGATTCGACGAGACCCTGCGCGTGCAGGCTCCCGTCGCGACGATCACCCAGCACATCGACGAAGACCAGACGTTCCGGTACTCGCCCGCCTCCGGTGATCCGATGCCGATCCACCTCGACGACGAGATCGCCCGGATGTCGGGTCTTCCCGGAATCATCAACCACGGCCTGTGCACCATGGCATTCACGTCGTGGGCGGCGCTCACCGAACTCGCCGACGGCCGGGTCGAACGCCTCCGCCGCCTCGCGGTGCGGTTCGCGAAACCCGTCCTGCCCGGACAGGACGTCGCCACGCAGTTCCATCAGATCGCCGAATCCACCGGCGGGGCGAAGTCGTACGCCTTCGAGACCAGCGTCGGCGACGAACTCGTCATCAAGGACGGCCTCGCCGTCATCGCGGACACCGAAAACTAG
- a CDS encoding lipid-transfer protein: protein MGNRVFVVGVGMTKFEKPGAREWDYPDMAREAGGRALEDAGVEYRLVEQAYVGYVYGESTSGQRAVYELGLTGLPIVNVNNNCSTGSTALFLATQAVRSGQVDCALALGFEKMQAGSLGSTYDDREQPMMRHLLALAELQEFAMPPAPYMFGAAGKEHMERFGTTAEQFAKIGVKNHRHSQNNPYAQFQDEYTLDEILGSKPIYGPLTKLQCSPTSDGSGAVVVVSEKFVDEHDLAGQAVEIVGQSMVTDLPSTFEDRSAISLVGADMTRTAAARVYDQAGIGPDDIDVIELHDCFSTNELLTYEALGLCGEGEGGKLVDNDDTTYGGRWVVNPSGGLISKGHPLGATGLAQCSELTWQLRGTAGKRQVEGAAVALQHNIGLGGAVVVTAYRAL from the coding sequence ATGGGTAACAGGGTGTTCGTCGTCGGCGTCGGGATGACGAAGTTCGAGAAACCGGGTGCACGCGAGTGGGACTACCCCGACATGGCGCGGGAGGCAGGCGGACGGGCACTCGAGGACGCGGGCGTCGAGTACCGGCTCGTGGAGCAGGCGTACGTCGGATACGTGTACGGCGAGTCGACGTCGGGGCAGCGGGCCGTCTACGAACTCGGCCTCACCGGCCTTCCGATCGTCAACGTCAACAACAACTGTTCGACGGGATCGACCGCGCTCTTCCTCGCCACCCAGGCGGTCCGCAGCGGTCAGGTCGACTGCGCGCTCGCGCTGGGCTTCGAGAAGATGCAGGCCGGTTCGCTCGGGTCCACGTACGACGACCGGGAACAGCCGATGATGCGTCATCTCCTCGCGCTCGCCGAACTCCAGGAGTTCGCGATGCCGCCCGCCCCGTACATGTTCGGCGCCGCGGGCAAGGAACACATGGAACGGTTCGGGACCACGGCGGAACAGTTCGCGAAGATCGGCGTGAAGAATCACCGCCACTCACAGAACAACCCGTACGCCCAGTTCCAGGACGAGTACACGCTCGACGAGATCCTCGGCTCGAAGCCGATCTACGGGCCACTCACCAAACTGCAGTGCTCCCCCACCTCGGACGGCTCCGGTGCCGTCGTCGTGGTGAGCGAGAAGTTCGTCGACGAGCACGACCTCGCCGGGCAGGCCGTGGAGATCGTCGGCCAGTCCATGGTCACCGACCTCCCGAGCACTTTCGAGGACCGCAGCGCGATCAGCCTGGTCGGCGCGGACATGACCCGCACGGCCGCGGCCCGGGTGTACGACCAGGCCGGCATCGGACCGGACGACATCGACGTCATCGAACTCCACGACTGCTTCTCCACCAACGAACTGCTGACCTACGAGGCACTCGGCCTGTGCGGCGAGGGCGAGGGCGGCAAACTCGTCGACAACGACGACACCACGTACGGCGGGCGCTGGGTGGTCAACCCGTCCGGGGGCCTCATCTCCAAGGGGCACCCGCTCGGCGCCACCGGACTCGCGCAGTGCAGCGAACTCACCTGGCAACTCCGCGGGACGGCCGGCAAGCGTCAGGTCGAGGGCGCCGCGGTCGCCCTGCAGCACAACATCGGCCTCGGCGGCGCCGTCGTCGTCACCGCCTACCGCGCACTCTGA
- a CDS encoding serine/threonine-protein kinase codes for MAFMPSRRGSPAASEQAWVSDTAVGDAVARFASAWESSSSAPDLVAYLPASPALRRVTLIELLKVDLENRWLRGDHPKLLAQYCEELPELRRWPLPPDLLYEEFHIRRRSGESVEASEYTLSFPAQAGELEELLGTGEYQSTLLHRGEQASTMSAGDAGALDDLEVGQRIDDFDLVNGLGRGAFARVFLARQRSLQRMVAVKISQDHGTEPQTLAQFDHDYIVRVFDQRLLAGRDLRLLYMQYVPGGTLLDVVGRVRETPPEARSGAVLLDAIDRALVGRGEIRPSESGVRKEIATLTWPETVAWLGRRLAQALDYAGEHGVLHRDVKPANVLLTAEGVPKLADFNISFSGNIAGASPVAYFGGSLAYMSPEQLEAIHPDRPGTPADLDTRSDLYSLAVVLWELLTGARPFDDSDAELHSHPPGDRTTLDAMLARRRGHDEPAAGELPADCPNALRRVLLTSLAPEPKDRYSSGAELAQQLDVCLDAHARDLVDPPPGSWRLRMRRWTHPIMFLAIAVPNFLAILYSYHHNSTLIISKLPPGAQENFERITRIDYTIAFLIGIAGTLSMVIYLTVVAAGLRRGRVYSGAQLARARKDTLLLGQRCALLCLGLWIVSGLVVPITLEVSGSEVPWNTVVHFTASQLVCGAIAVVYPFFFVNFYAVRCLYPVFLRHGEISASDARMLKRLGRRSTFFLAAAAAVPLLGIAGATFIPPEDLPRVIVALRVLCVGSVFAFLGAYWMFRMLSEDLQALERVVSGAPRHE; via the coding sequence ATGGCTTTCATGCCCTCCCGGCGAGGTTCACCGGCCGCTTCCGAGCAGGCCTGGGTGTCGGACACGGCGGTCGGCGACGCCGTCGCGCGCTTCGCCAGTGCCTGGGAGTCCTCGTCGTCCGCGCCCGATCTGGTCGCCTATCTGCCCGCCTCTCCGGCACTTCGCCGGGTCACGCTCATCGAACTGCTCAAGGTCGATCTGGAGAACCGCTGGCTCCGCGGCGATCACCCGAAACTACTGGCGCAATACTGCGAGGAGCTGCCCGAACTGCGGCGGTGGCCGCTGCCGCCGGACCTGCTGTACGAGGAGTTCCACATCCGGAGGCGCAGCGGCGAGTCGGTGGAGGCGAGCGAGTACACGCTGAGCTTTCCGGCGCAGGCGGGCGAACTCGAAGAACTGCTCGGCACCGGCGAGTACCAGAGCACCCTGCTCCACCGCGGGGAGCAGGCGTCGACGATGTCGGCGGGGGATGCCGGCGCCCTCGACGATCTGGAGGTGGGCCAGCGGATCGACGATTTCGATCTCGTGAACGGTCTCGGCCGGGGCGCGTTCGCGCGGGTGTTCCTGGCCCGGCAACGGTCGCTGCAACGGATGGTTGCCGTGAAGATCTCTCAGGATCACGGCACCGAACCGCAGACCCTGGCCCAGTTCGACCACGACTACATCGTCCGGGTCTTCGATCAGCGACTTCTCGCAGGCCGCGATCTGCGACTGCTGTACATGCAGTACGTACCGGGAGGCACGCTGCTCGACGTGGTCGGGCGGGTGCGGGAAACGCCGCCGGAGGCGCGCAGCGGCGCCGTGCTGCTGGACGCGATCGACCGTGCGCTGGTGGGCCGGGGCGAGATTCGGCCCAGCGAATCCGGCGTGCGCAAGGAGATCGCGACGCTGACGTGGCCCGAGACGGTGGCCTGGCTCGGCCGGAGGCTGGCGCAGGCGCTCGACTACGCGGGCGAACACGGCGTCCTGCACCGCGACGTCAAGCCGGCCAACGTGCTGCTGACGGCGGAGGGCGTCCCGAAGCTGGCCGACTTCAACATCAGTTTCAGCGGCAACATCGCCGGGGCGAGTCCGGTCGCCTACTTCGGCGGCTCGCTGGCGTACATGTCACCGGAACAGCTCGAGGCGATCCACCCGGACCGGCCGGGCACCCCCGCCGACCTCGACACCCGCAGCGACCTGTACTCGCTCGCCGTCGTCCTGTGGGAGTTGCTGACCGGCGCACGGCCTTTCGACGACAGCGACGCCGAGTTGCATTCCCACCCGCCCGGCGACCGCACCACCCTCGACGCGATGCTCGCGCGGCGCCGGGGACACGACGAACCGGCCGCAGGCGAACTGCCCGCCGACTGCCCGAACGCGCTGCGGCGGGTGCTGCTCACCTCGCTGGCCCCGGAACCGAAGGATCGGTACTCCTCCGGCGCCGAACTCGCCCAGCAACTCGACGTCTGCCTCGACGCGCACGCCCGCGATCTGGTCGACCCTCCGCCGGGGAGCTGGCGCCTGCGGATGCGCCGGTGGACGCACCCGATCATGTTCCTGGCCATCGCCGTTCCCAACTTCCTGGCCATCCTCTACAGCTACCACCACAACAGCACCCTGATCATCAGCAAGCTGCCGCCCGGCGCGCAGGAGAACTTCGAGCGCATCACCCGGATCGACTACACGATCGCGTTCCTGATCGGGATCGCGGGCACGCTGTCGATGGTGATCTACCTGACGGTGGTGGCGGCCGGTCTGCGCCGGGGGCGGGTGTACTCCGGTGCTCAACTCGCCCGCGCCCGCAAGGACACCCTGCTGCTCGGTCAGCGGTGCGCCCTGCTCTGCCTCGGGCTGTGGATCGTCAGCGGCCTCGTCGTGCCGATCACGCTGGAGGTGAGCGGCAGCGAGGTCCCGTGGAACACCGTCGTCCACTTCACCGCGTCCCAGCTGGTCTGCGGGGCGATCGCCGTGGTCTACCCGTTCTTCTTCGTGAACTTCTACGCCGTCCGCTGCCTCTACCCGGTGTTTCTGCGGCACGGCGAGATCAGTGCGTCGGACGCCCGGATGCTGAAGCGGCTGGGGCGGCGCAGCACGTTCTTCCTCGCCGCGGCCGCCGCCGTGCCGCTGCTCGGGATCGCGGGGGCCACGTTCATTCCCCCGGAGGATCTGCCCCGCGTCATCGTCGCGCTCCGCGTGCTGTGCGTCGGCAGCGTGTTCGCGTTCCTCGGGGCCTACTGGATGTTCCGGATGCTGTCGGAGGACCTGCAGGCCCTGGAACGCGTCGTGTCCGGGGCGCCGCGACACGAGTGA
- a CDS encoding acyl-CoA dehydrogenase produces the protein MAKNTYELGLGLTEEHRALAESVRAFAERTITSDHVRAAVESKGEDKFPPFWEALAGQDLLGLHVPEDKGGHGAGLLTLAVALEALGRTAAPGPFVPTALSAALVAAADSKVGIELMPGLLDGTRTAAVALGRPLSASAHESGYRVTGVADAVLGGEHADTVLLPITVGDDVRWAVVDSADVTITVQDSIDVLRGSARITADDVRVGSDRILDGLTEQRVRSLATVVLGAEAIGVMSWCVSTASEYAKTRVQFGRPIGQFQGVKHKCAHMGIALEKARAVLWDAACALDSGDDTADFAADIAAVVVPDAAVQCAQDCIQVHGGIGFTWEHDAHLYYRRALAIRGLLGTREERAGRVADQCLAGTARTSELELPDEAETIRTEVRAALAPLAGLDEDEQLIALGDGGWVQPHLPKPYGRSGSPLEQIVIAQEIKTAGIPMPQLLMGGWAVQAVVAHGTDAQKRDLAIPTLRGDLVWCQLFSEPGAGSDLASLTTKAEKVDGGWKVTGQKIWTTVAQFSDWAMLIARTDPAKPKHEGITYFVLDMSTPGVTVRPLREMTGSALFNEVFLDDVFIPDENVVGDVNDGWNVARTTLAGERVALSQKMEAYATDKDLLQFARGRDLGPLGRFRVGELVAESQAVDLIGSRIVLKQLSGTDVSTTSSVGKLLGMGLGQAIAEFVVAELGAAGAVSIPGEPSGKAMEQLIAGRATTIYGGTTEVQLNVIGERMLGLPRDAQGVS, from the coding sequence ATGGCCAAGAACACCTATGAACTCGGGCTCGGGCTGACCGAGGAGCACCGGGCGCTCGCCGAGTCGGTCCGCGCCTTCGCCGAACGCACCATCACGTCCGATCACGTCCGCGCCGCGGTCGAGTCCAAGGGCGAGGACAAGTTCCCGCCGTTCTGGGAGGCGCTCGCCGGCCAGGACCTGCTGGGGCTGCACGTCCCCGAGGACAAGGGCGGCCACGGCGCCGGTCTCCTCACGCTGGCGGTGGCGCTCGAGGCGCTCGGACGCACCGCCGCCCCGGGCCCGTTCGTCCCGACCGCGTTGTCCGCCGCCCTCGTGGCCGCCGCGGATTCCAAGGTCGGCATCGAACTGATGCCGGGTCTTCTCGATGGAACCCGCACCGCCGCAGTCGCACTCGGCCGCCCACTCTCGGCATCGGCACACGAAAGCGGATACCGTGTCACCGGTGTCGCGGACGCCGTCCTCGGCGGCGAACACGCCGACACCGTGCTTCTCCCGATCACCGTGGGCGACGACGTCCGCTGGGCGGTCGTCGACTCCGCCGACGTCACGATCACGGTGCAGGACAGCATCGACGTGCTCCGCGGTTCGGCACGGATCACAGCCGACGACGTCCGGGTGGGTTCCGACCGGATCCTCGACGGGCTCACCGAGCAGCGCGTCCGGTCCCTCGCCACCGTCGTCCTCGGTGCGGAGGCGATCGGCGTGATGTCCTGGTGCGTGTCCACCGCGTCCGAGTACGCGAAGACCCGAGTGCAGTTCGGGCGTCCGATCGGCCAGTTCCAGGGTGTCAAGCACAAGTGCGCGCACATGGGGATCGCCCTGGAGAAGGCGCGCGCGGTGCTGTGGGACGCCGCGTGCGCCCTCGACAGCGGTGACGACACCGCCGATTTCGCCGCGGACATCGCCGCCGTCGTCGTCCCGGATGCCGCGGTGCAGTGCGCGCAGGACTGCATCCAGGTCCACGGCGGCATCGGATTCACCTGGGAGCACGACGCGCACCTGTACTACCGGCGCGCACTGGCGATCCGAGGGCTCCTCGGCACCCGGGAGGAACGGGCGGGCCGCGTGGCCGACCAGTGCCTCGCCGGCACCGCCCGCACGTCCGAACTGGAACTGCCGGACGAGGCCGAGACGATCCGCACCGAGGTGCGGGCGGCACTCGCCCCACTGGCCGGCCTCGACGAGGACGAGCAGTTGATCGCACTCGGCGACGGCGGCTGGGTGCAGCCGCACCTGCCGAAGCCGTACGGGCGCAGCGGGTCCCCGCTCGAGCAGATCGTCATCGCCCAGGAGATCAAGACGGCGGGCATCCCGATGCCGCAGTTGCTGATGGGCGGCTGGGCGGTGCAGGCCGTCGTGGCCCACGGCACCGACGCGCAGAAGCGGGACCTCGCCATTCCCACGCTGCGCGGAGACCTGGTGTGGTGCCAGCTGTTCAGCGAGCCGGGGGCCGGCTCCGACCTCGCGTCGCTGACCACGAAGGCCGAGAAGGTCGACGGCGGCTGGAAGGTGACCGGGCAGAAGATCTGGACCACGGTCGCGCAGTTCTCCGACTGGGCGATGCTGATCGCCCGCACCGACCCGGCCAAGCCGAAACACGAAGGCATCACGTACTTCGTGCTGGACATGTCGACGCCGGGGGTGACCGTCCGGCCGCTGCGCGAGATGACCGGGTCCGCCCTGTTCAACGAGGTCTTCCTCGACGACGTGTTCATTCCGGACGAGAACGTGGTCGGGGACGTGAACGACGGCTGGAACGTGGCACGCACGACCCTCGCCGGCGAGCGGGTGGCGCTGAGCCAGAAGATGGAGGCCTACGCCACCGACAAGGATCTGCTGCAGTTCGCCCGCGGCCGGGACCTCGGCCCGCTGGGCCGCTTCCGCGTCGGCGAACTGGTCGCCGAGAGCCAGGCCGTCGACCTCATCGGCTCCCGCATCGTGCTGAAGCAGCTGTCGGGGACCGACGTGAGCACCACGTCGAGCGTCGGGAAGCTGCTGGGGATGGGGCTCGGACAGGCGATCGCGGAGTTCGTCGTCGCCGAACTCGGGGCGGCGGGCGCCGTCAGCATTCCGGGTGAGCCGAGTGGCAAGGCGATGGAGCAGTTGATCGCGGGCCGCGCCACCACCATCTACGGCGGCACGACCGAGGTGCAGCTCAACGTGATCGGCGAACGCATGCTCGGACTGCCCCGCGATGCGCAGGGGGTGTCGTGA
- a CDS encoding CaiB/BaiF CoA transferase family protein has product MTRGPLSGLTVVEMASLAPAPFGCMILADLGADVIRVERAGDGGSGLMAPSGVLDRGRRSIAVDLRTPEGLDAVLRLVDGADILVEGFRPGVAERLGIGPDDCLSRNPGVIYGRMTGWGQDGPLAPRAGHDINYIALAGALDPIGRAGERPVPPLNLLGDFGGGGLMLTMGILAALHERTRSGRGQVVDASMVDGAALLTAFVHGMNAAGLWQEGRGQNVLDGAAAFYDTYECADGLHVAVGCVEPHFYGELLDVLGLSGEDLPLQYDLDAAPELKAQLADVFATRPRDEWAALFADSDACVSPVLSPWEAHEHPHNKERETFVEVGGIRQPAPAPRFSRTPAPVPRPAPRPGQDTDAILARAGYDAAAIERLRSAGAVE; this is encoded by the coding sequence GTGACCCGCGGGCCGCTGAGCGGGCTGACCGTCGTCGAGATGGCGAGCCTCGCGCCCGCTCCGTTCGGGTGCATGATCCTCGCCGATCTCGGCGCGGACGTGATCCGCGTGGAGCGGGCAGGCGACGGCGGCAGCGGGCTGATGGCGCCGTCGGGTGTGCTCGACCGCGGGCGACGGTCGATCGCCGTGGACCTGCGGACCCCGGAGGGACTGGATGCGGTGCTGCGACTCGTCGACGGAGCCGACATCCTCGTCGAGGGTTTCCGTCCCGGCGTCGCGGAACGCCTGGGCATCGGTCCCGACGACTGCCTGTCCCGCAACCCCGGCGTGATCTACGGGCGGATGACGGGCTGGGGTCAGGACGGGCCCCTCGCACCGCGGGCCGGGCACGACATCAACTACATCGCGCTCGCGGGCGCGCTCGACCCCATCGGGCGGGCCGGCGAGCGGCCGGTACCGCCGCTGAATCTGTTGGGCGACTTCGGCGGCGGCGGACTGATGCTGACGATGGGGATCCTGGCCGCGCTGCACGAGCGCACGCGGTCGGGCCGTGGTCAGGTGGTGGACGCGTCCATGGTCGACGGCGCGGCGCTGCTGACGGCGTTCGTCCACGGGATGAACGCCGCCGGGCTGTGGCAGGAGGGTCGCGGGCAGAACGTCCTGGACGGGGCCGCCGCGTTCTACGACACGTACGAGTGCGCCGACGGCCTGCACGTGGCGGTCGGGTGCGTCGAACCGCACTTCTACGGGGAACTCCTCGACGTGCTCGGGCTGTCGGGCGAGGATCTGCCGTTGCAGTACGACCTCGATGCGGCGCCGGAGCTGAAGGCGCAGCTCGCGGACGTGTTCGCGACCCGTCCGCGGGACGAATGGGCGGCGCTGTTCGCCGATTCCGACGCGTGCGTGTCGCCCGTCCTCTCGCCGTGGGAGGCGCACGAGCATCCCCACAACAAGGAGCGGGAGACGTTCGTCGAGGTGGGCGGCATCCGCCAGCCCGCACCGGCGCCGCGCTTCAGCCGCACCCCGGCGCCGGTGCCCCGGCCGGCGCCGCGGCCGGGGCAGGACACCGACGCGATCCTCGCGCGGGCGGGCTACGACGCGGCGGCCATCGAGAGACTGCGCTCGGCGGGCGCCGTCGAATAG
- a CDS encoding TetR/AcrR family transcriptional regulator, with protein MPDNVETAASPQGDGRATRWEDHKAERRSRILEAAMDAINENGPDVGVQQIANRADVPRSVVYRIFTDRGDLDEQLRGRIIERLMADLAPTLTPEGTVGEAIARAVETYLRWIVEYPRLHQFLGTGSPSRRTTGSRVVTGTKTAIALQLSGLLATVLDAVAGNSDLAESLAFGLVGLVDASVNRWLSNPQSALGSDELAEFLEVSIWQVLHGNLTRIGVTIDPSTPVSELQ; from the coding sequence ATGCCGGACAATGTGGAAACCGCCGCGTCGCCCCAGGGTGACGGCCGCGCCACGCGCTGGGAGGACCACAAGGCGGAACGCCGCAGCCGGATTCTCGAAGCCGCGATGGATGCCATCAACGAGAACGGCCCCGACGTCGGTGTCCAGCAGATCGCGAACCGCGCCGACGTGCCGCGGTCGGTGGTCTACCGGATCTTCACCGATCGCGGTGACCTCGACGAGCAGTTGCGCGGACGCATCATCGAGCGGCTGATGGCCGACCTCGCACCCACGCTGACGCCGGAGGGCACCGTGGGTGAGGCGATCGCGCGGGCCGTCGAGACGTACCTGCGGTGGATCGTCGAATACCCGCGCCTCCACCAATTCCTCGGCACCGGATCCCCGAGCAGGCGCACCACCGGCTCGCGCGTCGTGACGGGCACGAAGACCGCGATCGCACTCCAGTTGTCGGGCCTGCTCGCGACGGTGCTCGACGCGGTCGCCGGCAATTCCGATCTGGCCGAGTCGCTGGCGTTCGGATTGGTCGGACTCGTCGATGCAAGCGTCAACCGCTGGCTGAGCAACCCGCAGTCGGCGCTCGGCAGCGACGAACTGGCGGAGTTCCTCGAGGTGTCGATCTGGCAAGTGCTGCACGGCAATCTGACGCGGATCGGCGTCACCATCGACCCGTCGACCCCGGTGTCGGAACTACAGTAG